The segment GCGGGCGGGTTACGGACCTTTCGTGCTCTTTGCGAGCTACGGCCTTACACCGATGTTCAGACGCAGCGAAGGCCCCGAGCTATTCCCCATCAACGCGGGTCTGGGCTTTGCTTTCTAAATATTCCTCATAATTACAGAACCTGCGGGCAGTAGCGAAAGCACTGCCCGTTTTTTTGTACCTCGGCGAATGAATACGCGGGCCTGTAGATTTGCTATTTTTACCCGCCCAAATCAAAAAGCAATGACAGACCGGTTAAAAGAGCTCAACGACAAAATTGCAGAGGCCCATTTAGGTGGCGGACAGACACGTATAGACGCGCAACACGCAAAAGGTAAACTCACCGCACGCGAGCGGGTACAATTGCTGCTCGATAAAGGCTCTTTTGAAGAAATAGGAATGCTCGTTACCCACCGATCCAAAAACTTCGGGTTAGACAAACAGCAGTTTTACGGCGATGGTGTGGTAACCGGCTACGGAACCATTCACGGCCGTTTGGTTTACGTGTTTTCACAAGACTTTACAGTGCTTGGCGGCTCACTCGCTGAAGCACACGCCGAAAAAATCTGCCGCATCATGGATCTGGCCATGAAAAACGGCGCTCCGGTTATCGGGCTGAACGACAGCGGAGGCGCACGTATCCAGGAAGGAGTTATTTCGCTGGGTGGTTATGCCGACATTTTTTATCGCAATACCCTGGCCTCGGGTGTAGTACCGCAGTTATCGGCCATTATGGGGCCTTGTGCAGGCGGTGCGGTGTACTCGCCTGCCCTTACCGACTTTATTTTCATGGTTGAGAAGACATCCTACATGTTCGTTACAGGGCCCAACGTGGTAAAAACCGTGACGCATGAGGAAGTGACCTCCGAGGAATTGGGTGGCGCATCTACGCATGCTTCTAAATCGGGGGTAACGCATTTTTCGTGTGTGAACGAAGCTGCGTGTTTGGAACACCTTCGAAAGGTAATGACCTATATTCCGCAAAACTGCGAGGAACTGCCACCTTCGGTGGCTTACCAGCCCGGCAACGAAACCCGACCCAAGCTGGACGACCTCATTCCGGAAAACGCCAACCAGCCCTATGACATGCGCGAGGTGATTGAAGAAGTTTGCGATGCGCAATCTTTTTTAGAAGTGCACAAAGACTACGCAGAGAATATTGTGGTGGGTTTTGCCCGCCTCGCCGGACGAAGCATCGGCGTAGTGGCCAACCAGCCGGCTTTTTTGGCGGGGGTGCTCGATATTAAAGCATCCAACAAAGCTGCCCGTTTTGTGCGCTTTTGCGATGCCTTCAACATTCCGCTGCTGGTGTTTGAGGATGTGCCAGGATTTTTAC is part of the Cryomorphaceae bacterium genome and harbors:
- a CDS encoding acyl-CoA carboxylase subunit beta, which encodes MTDRLKELNDKIAEAHLGGGQTRIDAQHAKGKLTARERVQLLLDKGSFEEIGMLVTHRSKNFGLDKQQFYGDGVVTGYGTIHGRLVYVFSQDFTVLGGSLAEAHAEKICRIMDLAMKNGAPVIGLNDSGGARIQEGVISLGGYADIFYRNTLASGVVPQLSAIMGPCAGGAVYSPALTDFIFMVEKTSYMFVTGPNVVKTVTHEEVTSEELGGASTHASKSGVTHFSCVNEAACLEHLRKVMTYIPQNCEELPPSVAYQPGNETRPKLDDLIPENANQPYDMREVIEEVCDAQSFLEVHKDYAENIVVGFARLAGRSIGVVANQPAFLAGVLDIKASNKAARFVRFCDAFNIPLLVFEDVPGFLPGTDQEWNGIISNGAKLLYAFCEATVPRVTVITRKAYGGAYDVMNSKHIGADMNFAWPTAEIAVMGAKGAAEIIFRREIQEAADPEAKLKEKEALYAEMFANPYRAAKRGYIDEVIPASKTREKLIRAFDMLKNKAEKLPRKKHGNIPL